A part of Candidatus Electrothrix aestuarii genomic DNA contains:
- the nuoH gene encoding NADH-quinone oxidoreductase subunit NuoH: MSAETLYPLHNGIGNMVRSLFPESAFIINPIIGLISLVVLVSSLAAVLILLERKVAGHMQLRHGPMRVGYHGILQPLADGVKLIFKEIMQPKGADTFIFYLAPVLPLTATFLVMTIMPFDHHLQLADPSGGVLYIIGVSGLSVLGILLGGWASNNKLSLLGAMRSGAQMISFEVSLALIMLLIVMLSGSASLRGIVLSQQGLIFDWWIFKFPFLGILSFFMYLIASTAELNRTPFDLAEAESELSAGYHTEYSGMGFAMFFFAEFVNMFVSAGLATTLFLGGFHPPLIGISIIDGLLNLLPGFVWFFGKTFFIVFVYMWFRWTFPRVRIDQLMSLEWKMLLPLNLLLLTLGAVFMMLGWAG; the protein is encoded by the coding sequence ATGTCAGCAGAAACACTATATCCGCTCCACAACGGCATCGGGAATATGGTGCGCAGCCTTTTCCCGGAAAGCGCCTTTATTATCAACCCGATCATCGGGTTAATTTCCCTTGTCGTCCTGGTTTCCTCCTTGGCCGCTGTCCTTATTCTGCTTGAGCGTAAGGTTGCAGGGCATATGCAACTGAGGCATGGACCTATGCGGGTAGGATATCATGGTATCCTTCAGCCTTTGGCCGACGGCGTCAAGCTGATCTTTAAGGAGATCATGCAACCCAAGGGTGCAGATACCTTTATTTTTTATCTAGCCCCGGTCCTCCCCTTGACAGCCACCTTCCTGGTCATGACCATCATGCCCTTTGATCACCACCTGCAATTGGCAGACCCCTCAGGTGGCGTACTCTATATCATTGGTGTATCAGGACTTAGCGTCTTGGGTATCCTTTTAGGAGGCTGGGCCTCAAATAATAAGCTCTCCCTTCTTGGCGCAATGCGCTCCGGTGCCCAGATGATCTCCTTTGAGGTCTCTTTAGCTCTGATTATGCTCCTGATCGTTATGTTATCAGGTTCAGCCTCCTTACGGGGAATTGTTCTTTCCCAACAGGGACTGATTTTTGACTGGTGGATCTTTAAATTCCCCTTTCTCGGTATCCTTTCCTTTTTCATGTATTTGATAGCCTCCACAGCAGAACTCAACCGTACCCCTTTTGATCTGGCAGAGGCAGAGTCTGAGTTATCGGCAGGTTATCATACAGAATATTCTGGAATGGGTTTTGCCATGTTCTTTTTTGCCGAATTTGTGAACATGTTCGTATCGGCAGGACTGGCAACCACCCTTTTTCTGGGAGGCTTTCATCCCCCTCTGATCGGTATTTCAATTATTGATGGGCTGCTGAATCTTCTTCCAGGTTTTGTTTGGTTCTTCGGCAAGACGTTCTTCATTGTCTTTGTGTATATGTGGTTTCGCTGGACCTTTCCAAGGGTCAGAATTGATCAGCTTATGTCTCTGGAATGGAAAATGCTGCTGCCCTTGAATCTGCTGCTGCTCACGCTTGGAGCTGTTTTCATGATGCTGGGGTGGGCAGGTTGA
- a CDS encoding 4Fe-4S binding protein yields the protein MKATIPKENLLDYSSRYLRKVFTGFYSLIQGMEITIKYFLNPKTVITQQYPENRDTLEMFERFRGPVSMPHDEKGQNACVACGICEKACPNGSISVLTTKDLSGRKVLGKYVYRMAQCAFCGLCVESCPFDAIVLTRDFELSVYDRNELTWVLNTPQIEQEENAND from the coding sequence ATGAAAGCAACCATCCCTAAAGAAAACCTGCTGGACTACAGCAGTCGCTACCTGCGTAAAGTTTTTACGGGATTCTATTCTCTGATACAGGGAATGGAAATCACCATAAAATACTTTTTGAATCCAAAGACGGTCATTACCCAGCAGTACCCGGAGAACCGGGATACCCTGGAAATGTTCGAGCGTTTTCGTGGGCCGGTTTCCATGCCCCACGATGAAAAGGGTCAGAATGCCTGCGTTGCCTGCGGCATCTGCGAGAAGGCCTGCCCTAACGGTTCAATCTCCGTCCTAACAACCAAAGACCTGAGCGGACGTAAGGTCTTAGGGAAATATGTCTATCGTATGGCACAATGCGCCTTTTGCGGGCTCTGTGTAGAGTCCTGCCCCTTTGATGCTATTGTCCTGACAAGAGATTTCGAACTTTCCGTCTATGACCGAAATGAATTAACCTGGGTGCTCAACACGCCTCAAATAGAACAAGAGGAGAATGCTAATGACTGA
- a CDS encoding NADH-quinone oxidoreductase subunit D, with product MTTQSAEKYRLDGDTLPEGFRLPVSDNEDADEFFVNIGPQHPSTHGVLRIVVRLSGETVVEAVPHLGYIHRGIEKMAENQTYIQNIHLTDRLDYLSAFFNNLCFCMAVEQAMEIGVPERGEYIRVMICELQRLQSHLLWWGVMGMDLGAFTPFLYGFREREMITDIFEEMSGGRLTVNFFRPGGSAFDATENFIPRIKKFIKAMYKSLDEYNTLLSGNVIFLERTRGVGILTREEVLAYGCSGAVLRGSDVCYDVRKNDPYSIYDQFDFDIPTKTEGDSLARYQIKMEEMAQSLRILEQAVKKFPEGPYRSQPKAIYKLPKGSYYSQVETPRGILGTYIVSDGGTKPYRVKYRSPNFSNLSALNHAAQGLKLADLVTIMSSMDFVIPDMDK from the coding sequence ATGACCACACAATCCGCTGAAAAATACCGTCTTGACGGAGACACCTTGCCTGAGGGATTCAGGCTGCCAGTATCAGACAACGAGGACGCCGATGAGTTTTTTGTAAACATTGGTCCTCAGCATCCCAGTACCCACGGGGTACTCAGGATCGTTGTTCGATTAAGCGGCGAGACCGTCGTAGAGGCCGTGCCTCATCTCGGCTATATCCATAGGGGTATCGAGAAGATGGCAGAGAACCAGACCTACATCCAAAACATTCACCTGACAGACCGCCTCGACTACCTGTCAGCCTTTTTCAACAACCTCTGCTTTTGCATGGCTGTTGAGCAGGCTATGGAGATCGGAGTGCCTGAGCGAGGCGAATACATACGAGTTATGATCTGTGAGCTCCAAAGGCTCCAGTCGCATTTGCTCTGGTGGGGTGTTATGGGGATGGACCTTGGTGCTTTTACCCCCTTCCTCTATGGTTTCAGAGAGCGTGAGATGATCACGGATATCTTTGAAGAGATGAGCGGGGGCCGCCTCACCGTGAACTTCTTCCGGCCCGGTGGTTCAGCATTTGATGCCACTGAAAACTTTATCCCCAGGATTAAAAAATTCATCAAGGCTATGTATAAGTCCCTTGATGAATACAACACCCTGCTTTCCGGTAATGTTATTTTCCTGGAAAGAACCCGAGGTGTTGGCATCCTGACCAGGGAAGAGGTCTTGGCCTACGGCTGCTCAGGTGCTGTCCTGCGCGGCTCAGATGTGTGCTACGACGTACGAAAAAATGACCCTTACTCCATTTATGATCAATTTGACTTTGATATTCCCACAAAGACAGAGGGTGACAGTTTAGCCCGCTATCAAATCAAAATGGAAGAAATGGCCCAATCCTTACGTATCCTGGAGCAGGCTGTTAAAAAATTCCCTGAGGGACCCTATCGCAGCCAACCCAAGGCCATCTATAAACTGCCCAAAGGCAGCTATTATAGTCAGGTTGAGACACCGAGAGGTATCCTGGGTACCTATATTGTCTCTGACGGCGGCACCAAACCTTATCGGGTGAAATACCGCTCGCCAAATTTTTCCAACCTCAGCGCTCTGAATCATGCCGCTCAAGGCCTGAAGCTTGCTGACTTGGTAACAATTATGTCCAGTATGGATTTTGTTATCCCGGATATGGACAAGTAA
- a CDS encoding CZB domain-containing protein translates to MDVTNLQVGMIAHLQWKSKLADFFYGVEELTLSDVPDHTSCDFGKLFYSTVLDEFSDFEEINLLERLHKEVHDDIKTLIQMPEAERRGPAGKQALEEFKKKSDSLVEIMEHLEVQVRNRAQH, encoded by the coding sequence ATGGATGTTACAAACTTACAGGTTGGTATGATAGCGCATTTGCAGTGGAAATCAAAATTGGCTGATTTCTTTTATGGAGTTGAAGAATTAACTCTTTCTGATGTGCCGGATCATACCAGTTGCGATTTTGGTAAGTTATTCTATAGTACGGTCTTGGATGAATTTAGTGACTTTGAAGAAATAAATTTATTGGAAAGACTGCATAAAGAAGTTCACGACGATATTAAAACCCTCATCCAAATGCCTGAAGCAGAACGTAGGGGACCAGCGGGCAAACAGGCCTTAGAGGAATTTAAAAAGAAGAGTGACAGCCTCGTAGAGATTATGGAGCATCTTGAGGTGCAGGTGAGAAATCGCGCTCAACACTAG
- a CDS encoding histidinol-phosphatase produces the protein MSDLPALDITGDHHVHTRYCNHAVGEMEEYVLAAIAKGLRSLTFLEHLECGLSYSPCIWLTPELFQRYFAEGEQLREKYTDQISIRLGAEVGYNPRAIDKLLAMLDAFPFAHRGLSCHFFFDGKEHLNMLSRSTDHIKKIAEYGTEPILDTYFKNLIQGCQDIPCDKLCHLDAALRHNTPALTAYHYELIDELFAVMLQNNIALEVNTSGYELRPYPYPVITLIQRAQHIGIPLIIGSDAHRPEQVGRFFERVTEELGQAPPC, from the coding sequence ATGTCCGATTTACCAGCTCTTGATATAACCGGAGACCATCACGTCCATACCCGCTACTGCAACCACGCTGTCGGAGAGATGGAAGAATACGTTCTTGCTGCCATTGCCAAGGGCTTGCGTAGCCTCACCTTTTTGGAGCATCTGGAATGCGGGCTCAGCTACAGCCCCTGTATCTGGCTGACACCGGAACTGTTCCAGCGCTATTTTGCAGAAGGTGAACAACTCCGGGAAAAATATACCGACCAGATCTCAATACGATTAGGTGCAGAAGTTGGGTATAATCCTAGAGCGATTGACAAGCTCCTCGCCATGCTTGATGCCTTTCCTTTTGCCCATCGCGGCCTGTCCTGTCATTTCTTTTTTGATGGCAAGGAGCACCTGAACATGCTGAGCCGTAGCACGGACCATATTAAAAAAATCGCAGAATATGGCACCGAACCTATCCTTGATACCTATTTTAAAAATCTCATTCAAGGCTGCCAGGATATCCCCTGCGATAAACTCTGCCACCTTGATGCGGCTCTACGGCATAATACCCCAGCCCTGACAGCATATCATTATGAACTCATAGACGAACTTTTTGCCGTCATGTTGCAAAACAATATAGCCTTGGAGGTAAACACCTCAGGCTATGAACTCCGCCCCTATCCCTATCCGGTCATCACCTTGATACAACGCGCGCAACACATAGGCATTCCCTTGATTATCGGGTCTGATGCCCATCGACCCGAGCAGGTGGGACGTTTTTTTGAGCGGGTTACGGAGGAATTGGGGCAAGCCCCCCCCTGCTGA
- the ilvY gene encoding HTH-type transcriptional activator IlvY yields the protein MNIELLKIFRHLATSLHFARTSRACHISPSALTRAVQRLEAELGEQLFLRDNRSVTLTQAGEYFREYAEDVLQRREELQLQLASSSELKGSVSLYCSVTAAYSVLPDIFQRFRKAYPQVHLKLQTGDAAAALLRLQNRETDIVIAALPEHLPERIDFFALAETPLVFIAPTEYQDTVHYLQGQGQRIDWRRTPFIMPETGLSRRGVDQWFARKKITPEIYAEVAGNEAIIAMVSLGCGIGVVPLLVLEKSPIRKQIKILECAPELTPFSIAVCTVQKKVRSPQVQAFWEIAISTKKESSDNIPCLKKQGIQ from the coding sequence ATGAACATAGAACTCCTGAAAATCTTCCGCCATCTTGCCACAAGTCTGCATTTTGCTCGTACCAGTCGGGCCTGCCATATCTCTCCCTCTGCTCTGACCAGAGCTGTGCAACGCCTGGAAGCGGAATTGGGCGAACAGCTTTTTCTCCGCGACAACCGTTCTGTTACCCTGACTCAGGCGGGAGAATATTTTCGGGAATATGCCGAGGATGTGCTTCAGCGACGAGAAGAGCTTCAATTGCAACTGGCCAGTAGCAGCGAGCTCAAGGGTTCAGTGTCCCTATACTGCTCTGTCACGGCTGCATACTCTGTCCTTCCAGACATCTTCCAACGTTTTCGTAAGGCCTACCCACAGGTTCACCTGAAACTACAGACCGGTGATGCAGCGGCGGCTCTGCTCCGGCTTCAGAACAGAGAAACCGACATCGTCATTGCAGCTCTTCCAGAGCATCTTCCCGAGCGAATAGACTTTTTTGCGCTTGCAGAAACACCACTCGTCTTTATCGCTCCAACAGAGTACCAAGATACAGTTCATTACCTACAAGGGCAAGGACAGAGGATTGATTGGCGACGCACACCTTTTATTATGCCGGAGACAGGTCTGAGCAGACGGGGGGTTGACCAATGGTTTGCCCGGAAAAAAATCACACCTGAAATCTATGCTGAAGTTGCTGGCAATGAAGCAATCATTGCTATGGTGAGTCTGGGATGCGGGATTGGGGTGGTTCCCTTACTTGTGCTGGAAAAGAGTCCTATACGTAAGCAAATAAAAATTCTGGAATGTGCTCCTGAGTTAACGCCCTTTTCTATTGCGGTATGCACCGTGCAGAAAAAAGTTCGCTCGCCCCAGGTGCAGGCATTTTGGGAGATTGCAATTTCAACAAAAAAGGAGTCATCCGACAATATCCCCTGCTTAAAAAAGCAGGGGATACAATAA
- a CDS encoding MOSC domain-containing protein, with amino-acid sequence MATIEAICISKKKGIPKSPIPQATFQVGFGILDDAHGGDWHRQISLLAGESIDRVKEILPQLTHGAFAENIITRGVDLASLAVGDTLQIGTEIVLEITQIGKECHDAGCAIKKATGDCIMPREGLFAQVLQGGEAKPGDQVTLASQVTAKQSI; translated from the coding sequence ATGGCTACAATTGAAGCAATTTGTATCAGCAAAAAAAAAGGTATTCCTAAAAGTCCCATTCCCCAGGCCACCTTTCAGGTTGGCTTTGGCATCCTTGATGACGCGCACGGTGGCGACTGGCACCGGCAAATATCTCTTCTTGCGGGAGAAAGTATAGACAGAGTCAAAGAGATACTCCCCCAGCTCACCCACGGTGCTTTTGCAGAAAACATCATCACAAGAGGCGTTGATCTTGCATCGCTTGCTGTTGGTGACACGCTGCAAATAGGTACAGAAATTGTTCTTGAAATCACTCAGATTGGCAAAGAATGCCATGATGCAGGCTGTGCTATCAAAAAGGCAACAGGGGACTGCATTATGCCACGCGAAGGACTCTTCGCTCAGGTCCTCCAGGGAGGAGAGGCTAAGCCAGGCGACCAAGTGACATTGGCAAGCCAGGTGACAGCAAAGCAATCGATCTGA